In Vanrija pseudolonga chromosome 4, complete sequence, a single window of DNA contains:
- the amdS_0 gene encoding Acetamidase has translation MTSTTAAATTWQARAETKQAAREALLPADTILPPGLVTDQTTDVTAIPRTSGLLSAHELEITESETPAILAKLASGEWTSEAVTRAFCRRASIAHQLTNCLTEIFFDKGIARAKALDEEFKRTGKARGPLHGLPVSLKEQIGVAGVERSFGFVGFIGRVAEVDSALVEILLAQGAIPYCATNIAQGLFFGEAVNNVFGETVNPYNRKLTPGGSSGGEGALLALRGSPLGVGSDIGGSVRIPAGHCGLYSLRPSYQRIPYEGTCNSQEGQDSIRSVLGPMSTSLGAVKTLFKSVLDAQPWRLDPQVLRQGWREEGYALADHGHDQGLVFGMMWDDGSVRPAPPYARAMTEVKAALEAAGHKVVDFVPYEAAEGTAIMYESFGGDGMRDLFDTLALSGEPRVGPQADQPQGTELTITQWWSLHARKGRWLKGQLDAWNATSKTTGTGRAVDAIICPVAGGPAQVLRTPQYHTYTHWCNVADFPAVAIPVTRVDPALDPKVERSDYHGDMDKHFWEQYDPQVYANSPIGLQVVAQKGEDEAVLAMAEIVDNALKAHRAAHGTTDPS, from the exons ATGACaagcaccaccgccgccgctaccaCCTGgcaagcgcgcgccgagacgaAGCAGGCGGCCCGCGAAGCCCTCCTGCCGGCGGACACGATCCTCCCCCCGGGCCTGGTGACGGACCAGACGACTGACGTCACGGCCATCCCGCGCACGTCGGGCCTGCTGAGCGCGCACGAGCTGGAGATCACCGAGAGCGAGACGCCGGCGATTctggccaagctcgccagcggcgagtgGACGTCTGAGGCCGTCACGCGCGCTTTCTGCCGGCGTGCGAGCATCGCGCACCAGCTG ACCAACTGCCTCACTGAGATCTTCTTCGACAAAGGGATCGCGCgggccaaggcgctcgacgaggagttCAAGCGCACAGGCAAGGCCCGGGGGCCGTTGCA TGGCCTCCCCGTGTCCCTCAAGGAGCAgatcggcgtcgctggcgtcgagcgtAGCTTCGGCTTTGTCGGATTCATAGGCCGCGTAGCCgaggtcgactcggcgctggtcgagatcctcctcgcgcagggG GCAATCCCGTACTGCGCGACCAATATCGCCCAGGGGCTCTTCTtcggcgaggcggtcaaCAACGTGTTCGGCGAGACGGTCAACCCGTACAAC CGCAAGCTCACCCCCGGCGGAagctcgggcggcgagggcgcgctcctcgccctaCGTGGCagcccgctcggcgtcggctccGACATTGGCGGGAGCGTGCGTATTCCTGCCGGGCACTGCGGGCTGTATTCGTTGAGGCCAAGCTACCAGCGGATCCCGTACGAGGGGACGTGCAATTCGCaggagg GCCAGGACTCGATCCGTTCCGTCCTCGGGCCAATGTCCACCTCCCTCGGCGCAGTCAAGACCCTCTTCAAGtccgtcctcgacgcgcagcCGTGGCGCCTGGACCCGCAAGTCCTCCGCCAGGGTTGGAGGGAGGAGGGCTACGCGCTCGCGGACCACGGGCACGACCAGGGGCTCGTCTTCGGCATGATGTGGGACGATGGCTCGGTGCGGCCTGCACCACCgtacgcgcgcgccatgACGGAGGTGAAGgctgcgctcgaggcggcggggcacaaagtcgtcgactttgtgccttacgaggcggccgaggggacGGCGATCATG TACGAGTcgttcggcggcgacggcatg CGCGACCTCttcgacacgctcgcgctctccGGCGAGCCCCGCGTCGGCCCGCAGGCGGACCAGCCGCAGGGCACCGAGCTGACCATCACCCAGTGGTGGAGCCTGCATGCGCGCAAGGGGCGATGGCTCAagggccagctcgacgctTGGAATGCGACCAGCAAAACGACGGGCACGGGGCGCGCGGTCGACGCTATTATTTGCCCTGTTGCTGGTGGGCCGGCGCAGGTGTTGCGGACGCCGCA ATACCACACCTACACCCACTGGTGCAACGTTGCCGACTtccccgccgtcgcgatCCCCGTCACGcgcgtcgaccccgcgctcgaccccaAAGTCGAACGCAGCGACTACCACGGCGACATGGACAAGCACTTCTGGGAGCAGT acgACCCCCAGGTATACGCCAACTCGCCTATCGGGCTGCAGGTCGTCGCGcagaagggcgaggacgaggccgtgcTTGC GATGGCGGAAATCGTCGACAACGCCCTCAAggcccaccgcgccgcccatgGCACCACCGACCCCAGCTAG
- the SPAC13G7.12c gene encoding Putative choline kinase, which yields MVLTPDHRPLDATAPLSPLLLAAHPPQSPAQIPSLSGSLHSSTPVPAPGLVRRKTSTGSFSKLSEFWLDGTPSAPSTPWEDPSGVAGVKHVDLSIDAGEWRHPVFKTKVLSILRRLHVPLWTHPDLTPSRIHLQKVSGALTNAVFFVSFNPRPTPTSPSMSPLLTPTMPATDPDHPPPITSDKFPPTLLLRVYGPSSGQLINRDQELRILHQLSTTYGLGPRVYGTFLNGRVEQFFPSRALRAEELRVPEIASSIARRMRELHSVDLNLLGYEAGRDGEPMVWRNIHEWIPMAEETLTTLSQAGGKWEVWVESFGLHKLRDELETYRRFVTEHADKGKGLVFAHNDTQYGNLLLLDAELPAGVPEHHKYIVIDFEYAAPNHRGYDIANHFHEWRANYHHETLSWSLKPHFPYPTDAQREAWYRAYLSVDLSHGEEIINDAAGIKQDKVERLDREVRLWSPACSAFWCLWGVVQAGEQINNIIANTEGYVPEFDYLQYAAERLSVFRELATDLGVKF from the exons ATGGTCCTGACGCCCGACCACCGCCCGCTGGACGCCACGGCCCCGCTctcgcccctcctcctcgcggcccACCCCCCGCAATCGCCGGCGCAGATCCCCAGCCTCTCGGGCAGCTTGCACTCGTCCACCCCAGTCCCCGCGCCTGGCCTGGTGCGCCGCAAGACGTCGACCGGCAGCTTCTCAAAGCTCTCAGAGTTCTGGCTTGACGGCACCCCCTCGgccccgtcgacgccgtgggAGGACCCAtcgggcgtcgcgggcgtcaAGCATGTCGATCTGTCCATTGACGCCGG CGAGTGGCGCCACCCAGTGTTCAAGACCAAGGTCTTATCGatcctccgccgcctccatGTGCCCCTCTGGACTCACCCCGACCTCACTCCCTCGCGCATCCACCTGCAAAAGGTGTCGGGCGCGCTCACCAACGCCGTCTTCTTCGTGTCGTTCAACCCGCGTCCGACGCCCACTTCCCCCTCCATGTCGCCCCTCCTCACGCCCACCATGCCTGCCACTGACCCGgaccacccgccgccgatcACGTCCGACAAGTTCCCCCCGACGCTCCTTCTGCGCGTGTACGGCCCGTCGTCCGGCCAGCTCATCAACCGTGACCAGGAGCTGCGTATCTTGCACCAGCTCTCGACGACGTACGGTCTCGGCCCGCGCGTGTACGGCACGTTCCTCAACGGCCGTGTCGAGCAGTTCTTCCCTTCGCGTGctctgcgcgccgaggagcttcGCGTTCCCGAGATCGCGTCGAGCATTGCCCGCCGCATGCGCGAGCTGCACTCGGTGGACCTCAACCTGCTTGGCTACGAGGCtggacgcgacggcgagccgaTGGTCTGGCGCAACATTCACGAGTGGATCCCCATGGCCGAGGAGACGCTCACGACGCTATCgcaggccggcggcaagtggGAGGTCTGGGTCGAGAGCTTTGGCCTGCACAAGCTccgcgatgagctcgagacgTACCGCCGTTTCGTgaccgagcacgccgacaagggcaagggctTGGTGTTTGCGC ACAACGACACGCAGTACGGAaacctgctcctgctcgatgccgagctccCAGCTGGCGTCCCCGAGCATCACAAGTACATTGTCATCGACTTTGAGTACGCGGCGCCAAACCACCGCGGATACGACATTGCCAACCACTTCCACGAGTGGCGCGCAAACTACCACCACGAGACGCTTTCCTGGTCGCTCAAGCCTCACTTCCCTTACCCGACCGATGCccagcgcgaggcgtggTACCGCGCGTATCTGTCTGTTGACCTGAGCCACGGCGAAGAAATCAtcaacgacgccgcgggcATCAAGCAGGACAAGGtggagcgcctcgaccgcgaAGTGCGGCTTTGGAGCCCAGCGTGCTCTGCCTTCTGGTGTCTCTGGGGCGTTGTGCAGGCCGGCGAGCAGATCAACAACATTATTGCCAACACGGAGGGCTATGTGCCCGAGTTTGACTACCTC caatacgccgccgagcgcctgTCCGTcttccgcgagctcgccaccgacctcggcgtcaagtTTTAA